A genomic segment from Leptolyngbya boryana PCC 6306 encodes:
- a CDS encoding FAD-dependent oxidoreductase: MQKLVLVGGGHSHAIALRQFGLHPVPDVEITLISEAENTPYSGLLPGHVAGFYSYEECHIDLRSLCEFAKAELRIDRAIGLDLARHQVLCEAGEVEFDLVSLDIGSTPMMPAGAAGIGAKPIAQFLKWWNQFDGKSVAIVGGGTGGVELALNMQAKMPELKIHLFQRDRELLPSHNPWVRQQFQKILTQRGIQLHVGQAVERATDCDATVWVTHASATPWVKQSGLAVDAQGFVLVNEFLQSVSHPEVFAAGDIATMMHYDRPKAGVFAVRQGKPLFHNLRAKLENRVLKPYRPQKRYLSLIGTGDKVAVASYGGFGWRAPWVWWVKDFIDRSFMNQFKRMI, translated from the coding sequence ATGCAAAAATTGGTTTTAGTGGGAGGAGGACATAGTCACGCGATCGCACTTCGACAATTCGGATTGCATCCGGTGCCTGATGTCGAAATTACGTTGATTAGTGAGGCAGAAAATACGCCTTATTCAGGGCTGTTGCCGGGACATGTAGCAGGCTTCTACTCGTATGAGGAGTGTCATATCGATCTGCGCTCGCTGTGTGAATTCGCTAAGGCTGAATTGAGAATCGATCGCGCAATTGGGTTGGATTTGGCTCGGCATCAAGTCTTATGTGAGGCAGGAGAGGTTGAGTTTGATCTCGTGTCGCTCGATATTGGCAGTACGCCGATGATGCCAGCAGGAGCGGCGGGAATTGGGGCAAAGCCGATTGCTCAGTTTCTCAAATGGTGGAATCAGTTTGATGGTAAGAGTGTGGCGATCGTAGGCGGTGGAACAGGCGGGGTCGAGTTGGCGTTGAATATGCAGGCGAAGATGCCTGAGTTAAAGATTCATTTGTTTCAACGCGATCGCGAGTTGTTGCCAAGTCATAACCCTTGGGTGCGGCAGCAATTTCAAAAGATTTTGACGCAGAGAGGGATTCAACTTCACGTTGGGCAAGCTGTGGAACGTGCGACGGATTGTGATGCAACGGTTTGGGTGACTCATGCCTCGGCTACGCCTTGGGTCAAGCAGTCTGGGCTGGCAGTAGACGCGCAAGGATTCGTTTTGGTGAACGAATTTTTACAGTCGGTGTCTCATCCTGAGGTGTTTGCAGCGGGTGATATTGCCACAATGATGCACTACGATCGACCGAAGGCAGGAGTATTTGCGGTGAGGCAGGGCAAGCCTTTGTTTCACAATCTCCGGGCTAAGTTGGAAAATCGGGTGTTGAAGCCTTATCGTCCTCAGAAACGCTATCTGAGTTTGATTGGAACGGGGGATAAGGTTGCAGTGGCATCCTATGGGGGATTCGGTTGGCGCGCTCCGTGGGTGTGGTGGGTGAAGGACTTTATCGATCGGTCTTTTATGAACCAGTTTAAGAGGATGATTTAG
- a CDS encoding caspase family protein, translating into MKRRSLLQAGIFLGVWGASSCTRTAQVLAAPTARKLALLVGINQYRNAALNGCLTDIELQKELLIHRFGFQPNDILTLTDQQATRSRIETAFIEHLIRQAQPNDVIVFHFSGYGSLQKLGTTADDIQPILITADEPQDNVIANGISQDTLLLLLRSLPTQQVTTIIDAGYLYPGYALRGNLKLRSRSSDPATQLIDEEIEFQERLLANTKLDRTRTKVQWRSGQMPGVVLSAADAQQFATESPWNGFSAGLFTYALTQQLWRSMPETTLRVDLRGASELIARQSDAKQQPILIGQKSRERPLKPYQVPITQPSADGVITEIEDNGKIAYLWLGGLPPQVLEAYSLGGLFRTDHSVLQVYERSGLVAKAKAIELPVQVGQPIREAIRTLPKDLSLAIAIDATLNRVERVDAVSAFSGLPRVAAAIAGEQAGDYLFSKVEEPTQVASLTTEAMKGTISPAGYGLFSQGREAIPSTAGESGEAVKLAVKRLTPQLQTRLGAKLLSLTANSDSSQISVRAALVNADAKIAVQQTSRVAEPASDVVPSNGKVLSLPIGTSIQIRLENHDAELIHFLVLGLDNNGTGVVLSPRENEQVKSTIAPGETFTLPQAQSDWIVRLPAGLSEAYVICSRTPFQQTEALVGTREKFIRSLPNFLDVAQAVLQDVHQASSTTPAITPPELFALNVNAWATFRFFYQVV; encoded by the coding sequence ATGAAACGTCGATCGCTACTACAAGCAGGTATTTTTCTCGGAGTCTGGGGAGCCAGTTCATGCACTCGGACAGCACAAGTTCTCGCTGCGCCGACTGCTCGAAAACTCGCGCTTTTAGTGGGAATTAATCAATATCGCAATGCGGCACTGAATGGCTGTTTGACCGATATTGAATTACAAAAAGAATTGCTGATTCATCGCTTCGGATTTCAGCCCAATGACATTCTGACTTTAACGGATCAGCAAGCAACGCGATCGCGAATTGAAACGGCTTTTATAGAACACCTCATTCGACAAGCCCAACCGAATGATGTGATTGTTTTTCACTTTAGCGGCTATGGAAGTTTACAAAAACTCGGCACAACGGCAGATGACATTCAGCCAATTTTGATCACAGCCGATGAACCGCAAGACAACGTAATCGCGAACGGAATTTCTCAAGATACCTTGCTGCTGCTTTTGAGATCGCTGCCGACTCAGCAAGTCACCACGATCATTGATGCGGGGTATCTCTATCCGGGCTATGCTTTGCGGGGAAATTTGAAACTGCGATCGCGATCCAGCGATCCAGCGACTCAATTGATTGACGAAGAAATCGAATTTCAAGAACGGCTACTTGCTAATACAAAACTCGATCGCACTCGAACGAAAGTGCAATGGCGATCAGGACAGATGCCAGGAGTGGTTCTATCTGCTGCCGATGCTCAACAATTTGCGACAGAATCCCCTTGGAATGGATTTAGTGCAGGACTGTTTACTTACGCACTGACGCAGCAACTCTGGCGATCGATGCCCGAAACCACGCTGAGAGTCGATCTTAGAGGAGCCTCCGAACTGATTGCAAGGCAGTCTGATGCCAAGCAACAACCCATTTTAATCGGGCAAAAAAGCCGCGAGCGACCGCTCAAACCTTACCAAGTGCCCATAACTCAACCGTCCGCTGATGGAGTCATTACCGAGATCGAAGACAATGGCAAAATCGCATACTTATGGCTCGGAGGTTTACCTCCCCAGGTTCTAGAAGCTTACAGTCTGGGCGGATTATTCAGGACAGATCACTCAGTGCTTCAAGTATATGAACGCAGTGGATTAGTAGCGAAAGCGAAAGCGATCGAATTGCCTGTGCAAGTCGGTCAACCGATTCGAGAAGCGATCCGAACTTTGCCGAAAGATCTGAGCTTAGCGATCGCGATCGATGCGACCTTAAATCGAGTCGAGCGAGTCGATGCCGTGAGTGCTTTTTCGGGACTGCCAAGAGTTGCAGCAGCGATCGCCGGAGAGCAAGCAGGCGACTATTTATTTAGCAAAGTTGAAGAACCGACACAAGTTGCTTCACTGACAACAGAAGCGATGAAAGGAACGATTTCACCCGCTGGATATGGATTATTTTCACAAGGGCGAGAAGCGATTCCAAGTACAGCAGGCGAGTCTGGAGAAGCCGTAAAGTTAGCAGTCAAAAGGCTTACGCCACAGTTGCAAACGCGCTTAGGTGCAAAGTTACTCAGCTTGACAGCGAATTCAGATTCATCTCAGATCTCCGTGCGCGCGGCTCTCGTCAATGCTGACGCAAAGATTGCCGTCCAGCAGACGAGCCGGGTTGCCGAGCCTGCGAGTGATGTCGTGCCTTCTAATGGAAAAGTTCTCTCACTTCCAATTGGGACTTCGATTCAGATCCGGCTTGAGAATCATGATGCTGAATTGATTCACTTTCTCGTTCTAGGATTAGACAATAATGGAACGGGTGTAGTACTCAGCCCAAGAGAAAATGAGCAAGTAAAATCCACGATCGCTCCCGGCGAAACCTTCACCCTGCCTCAAGCGCAATCCGATTGGATTGTACGTTTGCCCGCAGGTCTATCTGAAGCTTATGTGATTTGTAGCCGTACTCCATTTCAGCAAACTGAAGCTTTAGTAGGAACTCGAGAAAAGTTTATCCGCTCTCTTCCCAATTTCCTTGATGTTGCTCAAGCAGTGCTACAAGATGTGCATCAAGCAAGTAGTACAACCCCTGCAATCACGCCTCCTGAACTTTTCGCTCTGAATGTCAATGCATGGGCAACGTTTCGCTTCTTCTATCAAGTGGTTTAG